One Solibacillus sp. R5-41 DNA segment encodes these proteins:
- a CDS encoding CotD family spore coat protein produces the protein MNNGNWYNQFDMNSEQFTQGFPQQQMPMQMPMQMPMQMPMQMPMQMPMQMPMQMPMQMPMQMPMQMPMDMTMGMPMEMPMQSQSPTQLPTQTGPTQFEAPRVSPTRQYEQTIVTNEVIPHISPSHMTTINRHMMHHQYHFPHTESVVNECCETHTMCGTPFRPHICNCKCGKSHGHR, from the coding sequence ATGAATAATGGTAATTGGTACAATCAATTTGACATGAATAGTGAGCAATTTACTCAAGGTTTCCCGCAGCAACAAATGCCAATGCAAATGCCAATGCAAATGCCAATGCAAATGCCGATGCAAATGCCGATGCAAATGCCGATGCAAATGCCGATGCAGATGCCAATGCAGATGCCAATGCAGATGCCAATGCAAATGCCAATGGATATGACAATGGGTATGCCGATGGAGATGCCGATGCAATCGCAATCGCCAACACAGTTGCCGACACAAACAGGACCTACTCAATTCGAGGCACCGCGCGTATCACCAACACGTCAGTATGAGCAAACAATCGTGACAAATGAAGTGATACCACACATTTCACCTTCACATATGACTACTATTAATCGACATATGATGCATCATCAATATCATTTCCCACATACGGAATCTGTTGTAAATGAATGTTGTGAAACGCATACGATGTGTGGAACACCATTTAGACCACATATTTGTAATTGCAAATGCGGAAAATCACACGGTCACCGATAA
- a CDS encoding DNA alkylation repair protein, with translation MNLQTVMQELEALGKERSKKMYQSNGAREPLFGTTTGSMKPIAKMIKKNQPLAEELYATGNYDAMYFAGVIADPAVMTKDDFERWIDGAYFYMLSDYVVAVTLAESVLAQEIADTWIESGEELKMSAGWSCYCWLLGNRKDTEFSEQKLLGMLETVKNSIHDAPERTKSAMNNFIYTTGVSFLPLHEKAMKIAQAVGTVEIKKVNKKSSFVNAYESIQKEVEKERIGFKRKYVRC, from the coding sequence ATGAATTTACAAACGGTTATGCAAGAGCTAGAGGCTTTAGGTAAGGAACGATCGAAAAAAATGTATCAATCTAACGGTGCACGTGAGCCACTTTTCGGCACGACGACGGGTTCTATGAAACCAATTGCCAAAATGATTAAAAAAAATCAACCTTTAGCAGAAGAGCTTTACGCTACGGGCAATTATGACGCCATGTATTTTGCCGGAGTTATCGCGGACCCTGCAGTCATGACGAAGGATGATTTCGAGCGCTGGATTGACGGTGCGTATTTTTATATGCTATCTGATTACGTCGTTGCTGTGACATTAGCTGAATCGGTTCTTGCCCAAGAAATCGCGGATACATGGATAGAAAGTGGCGAGGAATTAAAAATGTCTGCGGGCTGGAGTTGCTATTGCTGGCTTTTAGGTAACCGCAAAGACACTGAATTTTCAGAGCAAAAACTCTTAGGCATGCTTGAAACCGTTAAAAATTCGATTCATGATGCGCCGGAACGTACAAAATCTGCGATGAATAATTTCATATACACAACAGGGGTTTCCTTTTTGCCACTACATGAAAAGGCAATGAAAATCGCCCAAGCAGTCGGTACAGTCGAAATCAAAAAGGTTAATAAAAAAAGTAGTTTTGTGAACGCCTATGAAAGCATTCAGAAAGAAGTAGAAAAAGAACGTATTGGTTTCAAACGCAAATATGTAAGATGTTAA